The following coding sequences are from one Salvia hispanica cultivar TCC Black 2014 chromosome 3, UniMelb_Shisp_WGS_1.0, whole genome shotgun sequence window:
- the LOC125214614 gene encoding KH domain-containing protein HEN4-like: MEETTLTTPTTSFPPQKIPKSGPKQPAAGHRSSAAAKQIHSDAPAAGQAAYRLLCHVHTAGGVIGNSGSIIKQLETLTGSRIRFEEGIPNCHERVVNIVGEGAMERKISVGGGEDEDTVSVSRAQEGLIRVFERVLEVEGSAGKNDNGGDDSEHRNNNNNGLIVCRLLAPTVQIGALMGKGGKIVAAIRKSTGAKIRVFKKEQVPPCAAPEEELIQIVGGLLAVKKALLAVSRRLQDRILGEGAPGHISTHGALQNSYSDFNVKNNTSTLPVSDTAVEHCSVDHSLSADTEKYLNVDDKSSLKKVIFRFLCSSGIAGGVIGKGANIVKYLEKETGASIKFASPVSGSRERLAIISSLESPNPLYSPAQIAIVRVFSRCVEVALDQGAIVSFGRGESVSARILVSSSQLSSILDGAGKLATDISLASGAEIQLMGADLPDFAGIGDNVVQISGDYENVKSALFQLAGRLRENFFSRIGYKGAGSRHSLYSTVSSSIPIGGEGAFSTQSAQLSRLSHIDELDHLGFVQKSSSSWLPGLQWELANNIESKPRLVDGSKETFPSGFKRESNIVNEGSEQKVEVVVPKEKFSSVYGDDGSNLTRLREISSAVVTVVDPSPGESSGKVIISGTPECIRIAQSLLQAFISF; the protein is encoded by the exons ATGGAGGAGACGACTCTCACGACTCCCACGACTTCCTTTCCCCCTCAGAAAATCCCCAAATCGGGGCCCAAGCAGCCGGCGGCCGGCCACCGGAGCTCCGCCGCGGCTAAACAGATCCACTCCGACGCCCCCGCCGCGGGGCAGGCGGCGTACCGCCTCCTGTGCCACGTGCACACCGCCGGCGGCGTGATTGGGAACTCCGGCTCCATAATCAAGCAGCTGGAAACCCTAACCGGCTCGAGGATACGCTTCGAGGAGGGCATCCCCAATTGTCACGAGCGCGTGGTCAACATCGTCGGCGAGGGCGCGATGGAGAGGAAGATATCCGTCGGCGGAGGCGAGGACGAGGATACGGTGAGCGTCTCGAGAGCGCAGGAGGGCTTGATTAGGGTTTTTGAGAGGGTTTTGGAGGTGGAAGGGAGTGCTGGGAAAAATGACAATGGAGGAGACGATAGCGAACATcgcaacaacaacaataacgGATTGATTGTTTGCCGGTTACTAGCTCCGACAGTTCAGATCGGAGCGCTGATGGGAAAGGGGGGCAAAATTGTCGCCGCCATTCGCAAAAGCACGGGGGCGAAAATTCGTGTTTTCAAGAAAGAGCAGGTTCCCCCTTGTGCTGCACCGGAAGAGGAGCTGATTCAG ATTGTGGGTGGACTTCTCGCTGTTAAGAAAGCACTGCTTGCTGTTTCTCGTCGTCTCCAGGATAGAATCCTTGGTGAAGGAGCTCCTGGCCATATATCCACTCATGGGGCATTACAAAATTCATACTCAGATTTCAATGTGAAAAACAATACTTCCACACTGCCTGTTTCTGATACTGCTGTTGAGCATTGTTCTGTTGACCATTCTTTGTCGGCAGACACTGAAAAGTATCTTAATGTAGATGATAAAAGCTCTCTGAAGAAAGTTATCTTCCGATTTCTTTGCTCTAGTGGAATTGCTGGTGGTGTCATTGGAAAGGGTGCCAAcattgtcaaatatttggaaaaagaaaCTGGAGCTTCTATAAAGTTTGCATCTCCAGTGTCGGGGTCAAGGGAACGCCTTGCCATCATCTCTTCTTTGGAG AGTCCAAATCCGCTGTATTCTCCTGCACAGATCGCTATTGTCCGTGTTTTTTCCAGATGCGTCGAAGTTGCCCTGGACCAGGGGGCGATAGTGAGCTTCGGCCGTGGGGAGAGTGTATCAGCAAGAATTCTCGTTTCATCGAGCCAGCTTAGCAGTATACTGGATGGGGCCGGAAAGCTTGCTACAGATATAAGTCTTGCATCAGGTGCTGAGATACAACTAATGGGAGCGGATCTTCCAGATTTTGCTGGAATTGGCGATAATGTGGTCCAG ATTTCAGGTGACTATGAAAACGTTAAGAGTGCTCTATTTCAACTTGCTGGGAGGCTTCGGGAGAATTTCTTTTCTAGAATAGGATACAAAGGAGCAGGAAGCAGACATAGTTTGTACTCAACTGTTTCCAGCAGCATTCCTATTGGTGGAGAGGGAGCTTTTTCAACACAATCTGCACAACTGTCTAGACTTTCCCATATTGATGAATTGGACCACCTTGGATTTGTGCAGAAATCAAGCAGCTCTTGGCTACCAGGATTGCAGTGGGAACTG GCAAACAACATAGAGAGTAAACCAAGACTCGTTGATGGTTCTAAAGAAACTTTTCCCAGTGGGTTCAAGCGAGAAAG cAATATTGTGAATGAGGGGTCAGAACAAAAGGTCGAAGTTGTGGTTCCCAAGGAAAAGTTTAGCTCTGTGTATGGTGACGATGGAAGCAACCTGACTCGTTTAAGAGAG ATATCAAGTGCAGTCGTGACAGTGGTAGATCCCAGCCCTGGGGAAAGCAGCGGTAAGGTGATCATATCAGGGACACCCGAATGCATCCGGATTGCTCAGAGCCTACTTCAAGCATTCATCTCATTTTGA
- the LOC125211950 gene encoding probable 1-deoxy-D-xylulose-5-phosphate synthase 2, chloroplastic, with amino-acid sequence MAVSGYFIRLNQATLPNFPPPKLNHAPRKQKMRVKACGASSGSEERNMAMRKDKEELKLDFSSEKPATPLLDTINHPIHMKNLTKKDLEQLAAELRQEIVYTVSKTGGHLSSSLGVVELTVALHHVFNTPDDKLIWDVGHQAYGHKILTGRRSKMHTIRQTSGLAGFPKRDESVHDAFGVGHSSTSISAGLGMAVARDLLGKNNSVVSVIGDGAMTAGQAYEAMNNAGFLDSNLIVVLNDNKQVSLPTATLDGPATPVGALSSALTKLQASPKFRQLREAAKSITKQIGPQAHEVAAKVDEYARGMLSASGSTLFEELGLYYIGPVDGHNIDDLVTIFEKVKAMPAPGPVLIHIVTEKGKGYPPAEAAADRMHGVVKFDPSTGKQNKAKSSTLSYTQYFAEALVKEAEVDSKIVGIHAAMGGGTGLNFFQKRFPERCFDVGIAEQHAVTFAAGLASEGLKPFCAIYSSFLQRGYDQVVHDVDLQKLPVRFAMDRAGLVGADGPTHCGAFDVTYMACLPNMVVMAPADEAELIHMVATAAAIDDRPSCFRFPRGNGVGVPLPHNNKGTPIEIGKGRILVEGNRVAIVGYGAAVQQCLEAAKVLESYDIAPTVVDARFCKPLDTDLIRRLAKEHEILITVEEGSIGGFGSHVSHFLSLNGLLDGHLKLRSMMLPDRYIDHGAPKDQIEEAGLTSRHICGTVLSLVGRPVEALRLQ; translated from the exons ATGGCCGTTTCTGGATATTTCATCAGATTAAACCAAGCTACACTACCAAATTTCCCACCTCCTAAACTCAATCATGCtccaagaaaacaaaag ATGCGTGTTAAAGCATGCGGAGCAAGTTCGGGATCGGAGGAAAGGAACATGGCGATGAGGAAAGACAAGgaagaattgaagcttgaTTTCTCTAGCGAGAAACCGGCGACGCCGTTGCTAGATACCATCAACCACCCCATTCATATGAAGAATCTCACCAAGAAG GATTTGGAACAGTTGGCTGCAGAGCTGAGGCAAGAGATCGTGTACACCGTGTCGAAAACCGGGGGCCACCTGAGCTCCAGCCTCGGCGTGGTGGAGCTCACTGTCGCGCTCCACCACGTCTTCAACACCCCAGATGACAAACTCATCTGGGATGTGGGCCATCAG GCGTACGGTCATAAGATTCTGACGGGGAGGCGGTCGAAGATGCATACGATAAGGCAGACATCGGGACTGGCCGGCTTTCCCAAGAGGGATGAGAGTGTTCATGATGCCTTTGGTGTTGGCCATAGCTCCACCAGCATTTCTGCTGGTCTTGGTATGGCTGTAGCTAGAGATCTGTTAGGGAAAAACAACAGTGTCGTGTCGGTGATTGGAGACGGAGCCATGACTGCTGGCCAAGCCTATGAGGCCATGAATAATGCAGGCTTCCTGGACTCCAACCTCATCGTCGTCTTGAATGACAACAAGCAGGTGTCGCTCCCCACAGCCACGCTCGATGGCCCTGCCACCCCTGTTGGCGCCCTCAGTAGCGCCCTCACCAAGCTTCAAGCCAGCCCTAAGTTTAGGCAGCTTAGGGAGGCTGCTAAA AGTATAACGAAGCAGATAGGGCCGCAGGCGCATGAGGTGGCGGCTAAGGTGGATGAGTACGCGAGGGGGATGCTGAGCGCGTCTGGCTCCACTCTCTTTGAGGAGCTCGGGTTGTACTACATTGGCCCTGTGGATGGACACAACATTGATGATTTGGTCACTATTTTTGAGAAGGTTAAGGCGATGCCAGCACCGGGGCCGGTTCTCATACACATTGTGACAGAGAAAGGGAAGGGCTATCCACCAGCAGAAGCAGCAGCTGATAGAATGCATG GTGTTGTCAAGTTTGATCCTTCGACCGGGAAGCAAAACAAGGCGAAATCGTCGACACTTTCGTACACACAGTATTTTGCAGAAGCATTGGTGAAAGAAGCTGAGGTAGACAGCAAGATTGTGGGGATCCATGCTGCAATGGGGGGTGGAACTGGCCTCAACTTCTTCCAGAAGCGATTTCCCGAGCGATGTTTTGATGTCGGGATTGCTGAGCAGCACGCTGTCACATTTGCAGCCGGCTTGGCCTCTGAGGGCCTCAAGCCCTTTTGTGCCATCTACTCGTCCTTCCTTCAACGAGGCTACGACCAG GTGGTCCATGATGTTGATCTGCAAAAACTGCCTGTCCGGTTCGCCATGGACCGGGCTGGCCTAGTTGGGGCTGATGGGCCCACTCATTGTGGCGCGTTTGATGTCACCTACATGGCCTGCCTGCCTAACATGGTGGTGATGGCTCCAGCGGATGAGGCTGAGCTCATACACATGGTTGCAACGGCTGCAGCCATAGATGACCGCCCTAGCTGCTTCCGGTTCCCAAGAGGGAACGGCGTGGGAGTTCCTCTCCCTCACAATAACAAAGGAACACCAATCGAA ATTGGGAAGGGAAGAATACTAGTAGAAGGGAACAGGGTGGCAATAGTAGGGTACGGAGCCGCGGTGCAGCAGTGCCTCGAAGCAGCAAAGGTTCTCGAGTCCTACGACATAGCACCCACAGTGGTGGATGCAAGATTCTGCAAGCCACTGGACACTGATCTAATCCGGCGACTTGCCAAGGAGCACGAGATCCTCATCACGGTTGAAGAGGGCTCGATCGGGGGATTCGGCTCCCATGTTTCACATTTTCTAAGCCTTAATGGACTCCTTGATGGTCACCTCAAG CTGAGATCAATGATGCTACCTGATAGATACATAGACCATGGAGCACCAAAGGATCAGATTGAAGAAGCAGGTCTCACTTCAAGGCATATTTGTGGGACAGTTTTGTCACTTGTTGGAAGGCCTGTGGAGGCACTCAGACTTCAATAG